The Arachis hypogaea cultivar Tifrunner chromosome 14, arahy.Tifrunner.gnm2.J5K5, whole genome shotgun sequence genome has a segment encoding these proteins:
- the LOC112744438 gene encoding serine/threonine-protein kinase PBL36 isoform X2, with protein sequence MGFENNAIKAGSLDVEKSKGGKKKKKKNRDGDESGCCLRLSFIGSCIPSRSKVDNSISGTTTSAHSYKASAYERSKREASAAPESSTTTSNAGSVPSTPKFSEELKVSPRLRKFTFNELKLATRNFKPESLLGEGGFGCVFKGWIEENGTAPVRPGTGLTVAVKTLNHDGLQGHKEWLAELNILGDLVHPNLVKLIGFCIEDDQRLLVYEFMPRGSLENHLFRRSMPLPWSIRMKIALGAAKGLAFLHEEAQRPVIYRDFKTSNILLDAEYNAKLSDFGLAKDGPEGEKTHISTRVMGTYGYAAPEYVMTGHLTTKSDVYSFGVVLLEMLTGRRSIDKNRPNGEHNLVEWARPFILDRRMFYRIIDHRLEGHFSIKGAQKAVQVAAQCLARDPKSRPMMSEVVQALKPVQNLKDMAIASRHFQFIRVDRTMSMPNPKNGMQTQVGSFSRKGQPVRTLSSPRGPPGSPFHHYSKSPKPNG encoded by the exons ATGGGGTTTGAGAATAATGCAATTAAAGCAGGGAGTTTAGATGTTGAAAAGTCAAagggagggaagaagaagaagaagaagaatagagatGGTGATGAGAGTGGATGTTGCCTTAGATTGAGTTTCATTGGAAGTTGCATACCTTCAAGATCAAAGGTTGATAACTCCATAAGTGGCACCACTACTAGTGCTCATAGTT ATAAAGCATCTGCATAtgagagaagcaagagggaagcaAGTGCGGCACCAGAGTCCTCAACAACAACTAGTAATGCTGGAAGTGTCCCGTCGACTCCGAAGTTCAGCGAGGAGTTGAAGGTTTCTCCTCGGTTGCGAAAATTCACCTTCAATGAGCTTAAGTTGGCAACTAGGAACTTCAAACCGGAGAGTCTTCTCGGCGAGGGAGGGTTCGGTTGTGTCTTCAAGGGTTGGATTGAGGAGAATGGAACTGCACCTGTGAGACCGGGGACCGGTCTTACTGTTGCAGTCAAGACCCTTAACCATGATGGACTTCAGGGTCACAAAGAGTGGCTT gCTGAATTAAACATTCTTGGTGATCTTGTCCATCCTAATCTTGTAAAATTGATTGGTTTCTGCATTGAAGATGACCAAAGATTATTGGTTTATGAGTTTATGCCCCGAGGGAGCTTAGAGAACCACCTCTTTAGAA GGTCTATGCCTCTTCCTTGGTCTATCAGAATGAAAATTGCACTTGGTGCTGCAAAAGGTCTTGCTTTTCTCCATGAAGAAGCTCAGAGGCCCGTAATCTATCGTGATTTCAAGACATCTAACATACTATTAGATGCG GAATACAATGCAAAGCTCTCTGATTTTGGACTCGCCAAAGATGGTCCCGAAGGGGAGAAGACACACATATCTACAAGAGTTATGGGAACATATGGCTATGCAGCTCCTGAGTATGTGATGACGG GACATTTGACGACGAAAAGTGATGTCTATAGTTTCGGAGTAGTGCTACTGGAAATGCTCACCGGCCGGCGATCTATTGATAAGAATAGACCAAATGGGGAGCACAACCTTGTGGAATGGGCAAGACCTTTTATCTTAGACCGAAGAATGTTCTATCGGATAATCGACCATCGCCTTGAAGGCCACTTCTCCATTAAAGGTGCACAAAAAGCAGTCCAGGTAGCAGCTCAGTGCCTTGCCCGCGATCCGAAATCCAGACCTATGATGAGTGAAGTTGTTCAAGCTCTAAAGCCTGTACAGAACCTCAAGGACATGGCCATTGCGTCTCGCCACTTCCAGTTCATTCGAGTTGATCGAACCATGTCTATGCCGAATCCTAAAAACGGcatgcaaacacaagtaggatctTTCTCAAGGAAGGGTCAACCTGTAAGGACCTTGTCAAGTCCAAGAGGTCCTCCTGGTTCTCCATTTCACCATTATAGCAAGTCTCCCAAACCTAATGGATGA
- the LOC112744438 gene encoding serine/threonine-protein kinase PBL36 isoform X1, giving the protein MGFENNAIKAGSLDVEKSKGGKKKKKKNRDGDESGCCLRLSFIGSCIPSRSKVDNSISGTTTSAHSYKASAYERSKREASAAPESSTTTSNAGSVPSTPKFSEELKVSPRLRKFTFNELKLATRNFKPESLLGEGGFGCVFKGWIEENGTAPVRPGTGLTVAVKTLNHDGLQGHKEWLAELNILGDLVHPNLVKLIGFCIEDDQRLLVYEFMPRGSLENHLFRKGSMPLPWSIRMKIALGAAKGLAFLHEEAQRPVIYRDFKTSNILLDAEYNAKLSDFGLAKDGPEGEKTHISTRVMGTYGYAAPEYVMTGHLTTKSDVYSFGVVLLEMLTGRRSIDKNRPNGEHNLVEWARPFILDRRMFYRIIDHRLEGHFSIKGAQKAVQVAAQCLARDPKSRPMMSEVVQALKPVQNLKDMAIASRHFQFIRVDRTMSMPNPKNGMQTQVGSFSRKGQPVRTLSSPRGPPGSPFHHYSKSPKPNG; this is encoded by the exons ATGGGGTTTGAGAATAATGCAATTAAAGCAGGGAGTTTAGATGTTGAAAAGTCAAagggagggaagaagaagaagaagaagaatagagatGGTGATGAGAGTGGATGTTGCCTTAGATTGAGTTTCATTGGAAGTTGCATACCTTCAAGATCAAAGGTTGATAACTCCATAAGTGGCACCACTACTAGTGCTCATAGTT ATAAAGCATCTGCATAtgagagaagcaagagggaagcaAGTGCGGCACCAGAGTCCTCAACAACAACTAGTAATGCTGGAAGTGTCCCGTCGACTCCGAAGTTCAGCGAGGAGTTGAAGGTTTCTCCTCGGTTGCGAAAATTCACCTTCAATGAGCTTAAGTTGGCAACTAGGAACTTCAAACCGGAGAGTCTTCTCGGCGAGGGAGGGTTCGGTTGTGTCTTCAAGGGTTGGATTGAGGAGAATGGAACTGCACCTGTGAGACCGGGGACCGGTCTTACTGTTGCAGTCAAGACCCTTAACCATGATGGACTTCAGGGTCACAAAGAGTGGCTT gCTGAATTAAACATTCTTGGTGATCTTGTCCATCCTAATCTTGTAAAATTGATTGGTTTCTGCATTGAAGATGACCAAAGATTATTGGTTTATGAGTTTATGCCCCGAGGGAGCTTAGAGAACCACCTCTTTAGAA AAGGGTCTATGCCTCTTCCTTGGTCTATCAGAATGAAAATTGCACTTGGTGCTGCAAAAGGTCTTGCTTTTCTCCATGAAGAAGCTCAGAGGCCCGTAATCTATCGTGATTTCAAGACATCTAACATACTATTAGATGCG GAATACAATGCAAAGCTCTCTGATTTTGGACTCGCCAAAGATGGTCCCGAAGGGGAGAAGACACACATATCTACAAGAGTTATGGGAACATATGGCTATGCAGCTCCTGAGTATGTGATGACGG GACATTTGACGACGAAAAGTGATGTCTATAGTTTCGGAGTAGTGCTACTGGAAATGCTCACCGGCCGGCGATCTATTGATAAGAATAGACCAAATGGGGAGCACAACCTTGTGGAATGGGCAAGACCTTTTATCTTAGACCGAAGAATGTTCTATCGGATAATCGACCATCGCCTTGAAGGCCACTTCTCCATTAAAGGTGCACAAAAAGCAGTCCAGGTAGCAGCTCAGTGCCTTGCCCGCGATCCGAAATCCAGACCTATGATGAGTGAAGTTGTTCAAGCTCTAAAGCCTGTACAGAACCTCAAGGACATGGCCATTGCGTCTCGCCACTTCCAGTTCATTCGAGTTGATCGAACCATGTCTATGCCGAATCCTAAAAACGGcatgcaaacacaagtaggatctTTCTCAAGGAAGGGTCAACCTGTAAGGACCTTGTCAAGTCCAAGAGGTCCTCCTGGTTCTCCATTTCACCATTATAGCAAGTCTCCCAAACCTAATGGATGA